One genomic segment of Kordiimonas sp. SCSIO 12603 includes these proteins:
- a CDS encoding alkaline phosphatase PhoX yields the protein MKLDRRQFNKAIGSIAFAGLAASMAGCSPSVAREKLQAYGPLIKDPDGLFDLPKGFSYKVISKLGDKMSDGWTVPDRADGMGCFALNGSEVALVRNHELKIGHTGEGAFGETIPEGVEVYDTNDDGEIMAGGTTTIVYDVVSGERVREYVSLAGTIRNCSGGVTPWGSWLTCEEDVTNAGNGAHKDHGYVFEVPADAEGVVSPVPLKEMGRFNHEAAAVDPRTGIVYLTEDRDNSLFYRFIPKVKGKLSEGGKLQALALKKAKGMETHNWNDKNLTVGVWEASEWVDLDNPESPEDDLRYRGQEKGAATFARGEGIHWGDGELYFCCTSGGAEGYGQIMRYKPSEHEGESGEADKPGQLQLFLESRTSEEFNFGDNLTVAPNGHLIVCEDQYSLVVDNHLRGVTPEGKLYDFAKLQSQTELAGACFSPDGSTLFVNVYSPAKTLAITGPWADFKNA from the coding sequence ATGAAGCTGGATAGAAGACAATTTAATAAAGCTATTGGATCAATTGCATTTGCTGGGCTTGCGGCAAGCATGGCGGGCTGTAGCCCGTCTGTTGCAAGAGAAAAGCTGCAAGCTTATGGCCCGCTTATTAAAGATCCTGATGGCCTTTTCGATTTGCCAAAAGGCTTTAGCTACAAGGTTATCTCCAAACTTGGCGATAAGATGAGCGATGGCTGGACGGTACCTGACCGTGCTGACGGTATGGGCTGTTTTGCTCTGAATGGCTCAGAAGTAGCGCTTGTGCGAAACCATGAATTAAAGATCGGTCACACGGGTGAGGGGGCTTTCGGTGAAACCATACCGGAAGGTGTTGAAGTTTATGACACCAACGATGATGGTGAGATCATGGCAGGCGGCACTACCACTATTGTGTATGATGTGGTGAGCGGTGAACGTGTAAGAGAATATGTAAGCCTTGCAGGCACGATCCGGAACTGTTCTGGTGGCGTTACCCCTTGGGGGAGTTGGCTTACGTGTGAAGAAGATGTCACAAACGCTGGTAATGGGGCTCATAAAGATCATGGCTATGTTTTTGAAGTGCCGGCAGATGCAGAAGGCGTAGTTAGCCCTGTACCGCTCAAGGAAATGGGGCGTTTTAACCATGAAGCTGCGGCGGTTGACCCTCGCACCGGCATTGTTTACCTGACTGAAGATCGTGATAACAGCCTTTTTTACCGTTTCATTCCAAAGGTAAAAGGCAAGCTATCGGAAGGCGGAAAACTGCAAGCTTTGGCTCTGAAAAAGGCCAAGGGTATGGAAACCCATAATTGGAATGATAAAAACCTGACAGTAGGTGTTTGGGAAGCTTCAGAGTGGGTTGATCTGGATAACCCTGAAAGCCCCGAGGATGATCTTCGTTATCGCGGGCAGGAAAAAGGCGCGGCAACCTTCGCACGTGGTGAAGGTATTCACTGGGGTGATGGTGAGCTTTACTTCTGCTGCACCTCCGGCGGTGCCGAAGGTTACGGACAAATTATGCGCTATAAACCTTCTGAACATGAAGGCGAGAGCGGTGAGGCTGATAAGCCGGGGCAACTGCAGTTATTCCTTGAATCCAGAACATCTGAAGAATTTAACTTTGGCGATAACCTTACCGTCGCACCAAACGGACACCTGATTGTGTGCGAAGATCAGTATAGCCTTGTAGTGGATAACCATCTGCGAGGTGTTACTCCTGAAGGTAAGCTATATGATTTCGCGAAACTGCAGTCTCAGACAGAGCTTGCGGGTGCTTGTTTCTCACCTGATGGCTCTACGCTATTCGTGAATGTTTATAGCCCTGCAAAAACACTGGCAATTACAGGGCCGTGGGCAGATTTTAAAAACGCTTAA